A single region of the Thermodesulfobacteriota bacterium genome encodes:
- a CDS encoding VCBS repeat-containing protein — MRCNQARIAARFLGAVLTLSFLLSPATPVAAAGYPRRIAVAPFVSLAKEDIGSTVAVLPRLLASRLMALAGADVLLLPADGKSPAESALEAKYPLLLQGTVSKVGKGYSIDATVTDLAEGKSAGAFFASAATEDEIIAQLGAMSGEIAEKVFGVQGAVRAVSPAPVAAAPVLAAPVLAPQAIGGASGPSQSQAAAPSAAAAPAPTTLAGGWVPSSIKKVGQSDKISDELYGVVTVRRDAEGNGLVAAYGKNVIYIYQVKGEEVLPYTRIRRPLSEHILAVDAIDLDGDGEQEIVVTNLIEESIQSFILKKRGDLYEEVAGKIRYFLVVLPDWNGKPTLVGQYQGVVSPFQGKIVPLRWDGKILAAGEEFPHETKISPLSSGALGLSSGRFGNEWRLLYTDEESYLRVLDSSGKSIYKSRARYGYGMDSFEWGPYIEIEGRRMRIPLRMPARVIPGSGGDPLVLATEVKKGLLDLAGGTYDSTRLALLQWEVGEFLEKAGTQGTSLFLSGADFLNMPPFPKGGKVVASAIEQTGTVLRDKVSRLHIYRVE; from the coding sequence ATGCGGTGTAACCAGGCCCGAATCGCGGCGCGGTTCCTCGGCGCCGTCCTGACCCTGTCGTTTCTCCTCTCGCCCGCGACCCCGGTTGCCGCCGCCGGGTATCCCCGGCGCATCGCGGTGGCCCCCTTCGTTTCCCTCGCGAAAGAAGATATCGGATCGACGGTGGCCGTCCTTCCGCGGCTGCTGGCGTCCCGACTGATGGCGCTTGCCGGCGCGGACGTCCTCCTCCTCCCGGCGGACGGAAAATCGCCCGCGGAATCGGCGCTGGAGGCGAAGTATCCTCTCCTGCTGCAGGGCACGGTCTCGAAAGTCGGCAAGGGATACAGCATCGACGCCACGGTCACCGACCTGGCGGAGGGGAAGAGCGCGGGGGCCTTCTTCGCCTCCGCGGCGACGGAAGACGAAATCATCGCGCAGCTCGGAGCCATGTCGGGCGAGATCGCGGAGAAGGTTTTCGGCGTCCAGGGAGCGGTTCGGGCGGTGTCCCCTGCGCCGGTGGCCGCAGCGCCCGTCCTTGCGGCTCCCGTCCTCGCCCCGCAGGCGATCGGCGGCGCCTCCGGCCCCTCCCAGTCCCAGGCGGCCGCCCCCTCCGCGGCAGCCGCTCCCGCCCCGACGACGCTCGCCGGCGGCTGGGTGCCTTCTTCCATTAAAAAGGTCGGACAGTCCGACAAGATCAGCGACGAGTTGTACGGCGTCGTCACCGTCCGCAGGGACGCCGAGGGGAACGGGCTGGTGGCGGCTTACGGGAAAAACGTCATTTACATATACCAGGTGAAGGGCGAAGAAGTCCTCCCGTATACCCGGATCCGCCGGCCCTTGAGCGAACACATTCTGGCCGTCGACGCCATCGACCTGGACGGGGACGGCGAGCAGGAAATCGTCGTCACCAACCTCATCGAGGAGTCGATCCAGTCGTTCATTCTGAAAAAGAGGGGAGACCTCTACGAGGAGGTCGCGGGGAAGATCCGCTACTTCCTGGTCGTCCTGCCGGACTGGAACGGGAAGCCGACGCTGGTCGGGCAGTACCAGGGGGTGGTTTCCCCGTTCCAGGGGAAGATCGTTCCGCTTCGCTGGGACGGCAAGATCCTGGCCGCGGGGGAGGAGTTCCCCCACGAGACGAAGATCAGTCCGCTTTCGTCCGGCGCGCTCGGGCTTTCCTCCGGCCGGTTCGGAAACGAGTGGCGCCTCCTGTACACGGACGAGGAATCGTATCTCCGGGTGCTCGACTCTTCGGGGAAGAGCATCTACAAATCGCGCGCCCGGTACGGGTACGGAATGGATTCCTTCGAGTGGGGGCCTTACATAGAGATCGAAGGGCGCCGGATGCGCATCCCCTTGAGGATGCCGGCGCGCGTCATACCGGGAAGCGGGGGGGATCCCCTGGTCCTGGCGACGGAGGTAAAGAAAGGGCTGCTCGACCTTGCGGGCGGAACCTACGACTCCACGCGGCTGGCGCTGCTTCAGTGGGAGGTGGGAGAATTCCTCGAAAAAGCGGGGACCCAGGGAACGAGCCTGTTTCTGTCGGGAGCGGATTTCCTGAACATGCCTCCCTTCCCGAAAGGCGGGAAAGTCGTCGCTTCGGCGATCGAGCAGACGGGAACGGTCCTCCGCGACAAGGTCAGCCGGCTGCATATCTATCGGGTGGAATAA
- the murC gene encoding UDP-N-acetylmuramate--L-alanine ligase, whose amino-acid sequence MKNVHLIAACGVGMASLAGMLREKGFRVTGSDANVYPPMSTQLENLGIRLSSPYAAENIPADAELVVVGNAISCGNPEAEEAVRRGLPILSMPQAVAEHFIGELESVVVAGTHGKTTTASLAAWSLFALEDDPSFLIGGVPKNFPVSYRIGKGPRFVIEGDEYDTAYFDKGPKFLHYRPKVVLLTSIEFDHADIYRDLAHVRDSFRRLAAILPPDGLLVACADYRDVVEVAGEARCPVVFYSTKDGAAEGTAGRESWSVRGTGEAGGMTAFRMENWERALDFRFPLPGIHNAANAAGVAIVLMRLGFPANRVASAFERFAGVRRRQEVVGEFRGILVIDDFAHHPTAVRETVRAVRGRYPGRRVVAVFEPRSNTSRRKVFQREFTEALAEADEVVVAGVFGADKIPEEERLSPEDVAAGLQAMGHPARFIREVDDIVEHVAGSCRPGDLVLLMSNGGFGGIQGKLAARLNR is encoded by the coding sequence ATGAAGAACGTGCACCTGATCGCGGCGTGCGGCGTCGGGATGGCGTCGCTGGCCGGGATGCTGCGGGAGAAGGGGTTCCGCGTCACCGGGTCCGACGCCAACGTCTACCCGCCGATGAGCACGCAGCTCGAAAACCTCGGCATCCGGCTCTCCTCGCCGTACGCGGCGGAGAACATCCCCGCCGACGCGGAGCTCGTCGTCGTGGGCAACGCGATCTCGTGCGGGAACCCGGAGGCGGAGGAGGCGGTCCGGCGGGGGCTTCCCATCCTGTCGATGCCGCAGGCGGTGGCGGAGCATTTCATCGGGGAGCTCGAGTCGGTCGTCGTGGCCGGGACCCACGGAAAGACGACGACCGCGTCGCTGGCCGCCTGGTCCCTTTTCGCGCTGGAGGACGATCCGTCGTTCCTCATCGGCGGAGTCCCGAAGAACTTCCCCGTGAGCTACCGGATCGGGAAGGGGCCGCGCTTCGTCATCGAGGGGGACGAGTACGACACGGCCTACTTCGACAAGGGGCCGAAGTTCCTCCACTACCGGCCGAAGGTCGTGCTGCTGACCAGCATCGAGTTCGACCACGCCGACATCTACCGGGACCTCGCGCACGTCCGGGATTCGTTCCGCCGGCTCGCCGCGATCCTTCCTCCCGACGGGCTGCTCGTCGCGTGCGCGGATTACCGCGACGTCGTCGAGGTGGCGGGGGAGGCGCGCTGCCCGGTGGTCTTCTATTCGACGAAGGACGGCGCCGCGGAGGGGACGGCCGGTCGGGAATCCTGGTCGGTGCGGGGAACGGGGGAAGCGGGAGGAATGACGGCCTTCCGGATGGAGAACTGGGAGCGGGCGCTCGATTTCCGTTTCCCGCTGCCCGGCATCCACAACGCCGCCAACGCCGCGGGTGTCGCGATCGTCCTGATGCGGCTGGGATTCCCGGCCAACCGGGTGGCATCGGCCTTCGAGCGGTTCGCCGGGGTGCGCAGACGGCAGGAAGTGGTGGGGGAATTCCGCGGCATCCTGGTGATCGACGATTTCGCCCACCACCCCACGGCGGTCCGGGAAACGGTGCGGGCGGTCCGCGGGAGGTACCCGGGTCGGCGGGTCGTCGCGGTCTTCGAGCCCCGTTCCAACACCAGCCGCCGGAAAGTGTTCCAGCGGGAGTTCACCGAGGCGCTCGCCGAGGCCGATGAGGTCGTCGTCGCGGGAGTGTTCGGGGCGGATAAAATTCCGGAAGAGGAGCGGCTGTCGCCGGAAGACGTGGCCGCAGGGCTTCAGGCGATGGGTCACCCGGCGCGGTTCATCCGGGAAGTGGACGACATCGTCGAGCACGTCGCCGGGAGCTGCAGGCCCGGCGACCTGGTCCTCCTGATGTCGAACGGCGGCTTCGGAGGCATCCAGGGGAAGCTTGCGGCCCGGCTTAATCGTTGA